Proteins co-encoded in one Arachis hypogaea cultivar Tifrunner chromosome 11, arahy.Tifrunner.gnm2.J5K5, whole genome shotgun sequence genomic window:
- the LOC112722460 gene encoding uncharacterized protein isoform X2 translates to MDRQWYPNPNPNLNHRPIQPNVCPSCFIPHFPFCPPPPPTSSYYTHPPPLHAPPFQPPPPHAPSYWPPDSDRTFKRQRIDDPHSNFLEDERRLKLIRDHGVALASQQQHHQQPPEELRNHSNYTTHVHQNGFPNFPQNGQFSNGSYAHDSSSGSYHYQAHTPPPPPHDFRNLEGNQGQLNGRVVQYPYPYAHSDNVAHGEASRFFRGQPPLPSSPPPPLPPADPPINHSLQLNASYFSPPKKPGFLFPVHGSSPASVAPSPSSYSQVPEAHALPRPYFQNKQVPEFSTSFPPEEPSRRFLGDAQPFSLKQLPADKPKVTDASHLFMHPHRASRPDHFVIILRGLPGSGKSYLAKMLRDLEVENGGDAPRIHSMDDYFMTEVEKVEDSDTSKSSSSGRSKKLATKKVMEYCYEPEMEEAYRSSMLKAFKKTVEEGSFTFVIVDDRNLRVADFAQFWATAKRSGYEVYILEATYKDPVGCAARNVHGFTQEDIEKMSRQWEEAPSLYLQLDVKSLFHGDDLKESRIQEVDMDMEDDIGDALPAAQGREAEKVVDPLVRDDTSSIKEDVKGGDAEGEHPTEVRELGKSKWSEDFGEDDTDQTEGWQVRVLNRSCKEVKWFVFSDWTWCWIQPEVKSIA, encoded by the exons ATGGACCGTCAATGGtatcctaaccctaaccctaacctgAACCACAGACCAATCCAACCCAATGTTTGCCCTTCTTGCTTCATCCCACACTTCCCCTTCTGCCCCCCTCCTCCACCCACTTCCTCCTATTACACCCACCCTCCACCACTTCACGCGCCACCGTTCCAGCCACCACCTCCCCACGCGCCCTCTTATTGGCCCCCCGACTCCGACAGAACCTTCAAGAGACAGAGAATCGATGATCCTCACTCCAATTTCTTGGAAGATGAGCGAAGGCTCAAGCTGATTCGCGATCACGGTGTTGCCCTAGCTTCGCAGCAGCAGCACCACCAACAACCACCCGAAGAGCTTCGCAACCACAGTAACTACACTACACATGTTCACCAAAACGGGTTCCCAAATTTTCCGCAAAACGGTCAATTCAGTAACGGTTCTTATGCTCACGATTCTTCTAGCGGTAGCTACCATTACCAGGCTCACACTCCTCCGCCACCACCTCATGATTTTCGAAATCTCGAAGGGAATCAGGGTCAATTGAATGGGAGAGTTGTGCAGTACCCTTACCCTTATGCCCATTCTGATAATGTGGCTCATGGGGAAGCATCCAGATTCTTCAGGGGCCagcctcctcttccttcttctccgcCGCCTCCTCTTCCTCCAGCTGATCCGCCTATTAATCATTCTTTGCAGTTGAATGCTTCTTACTTTTCCCCACCCAAGAAACCGGGGTTTCTTTTTCCTGTTCATGGAAGTTCCCCTGCTTCTGTGGCTCCCTCTCCCTCATCGTATTCACAGGTTCCTGAAGCTCATGCGTTGCCCCGGCCTTATTTTCAGAATAAACAAGTTCCAGAATTTTCCACTAGTTTTCCTCCTGAG GAACCATCTAGGCGGTTCTTGGGGGATGCTCAACCTTTTTCACTAAAGCAATTGCCTGCTGATAAACCTAAAGTCACTGATGCGTCACACTTGTTTATGCATCCACATCGAGCTTCCCGTCCTGATCATTTTGTGATCATCCTTCGAGGTCTTCCAG GTAGTGGTAAGAGCTATTTAGCAAAGATGTTGCGTGATCTTGAGGTTGAAAATGGTGGTGATGCTCCACGGATTCATTCAATGGATGATTATTTCATGACTGAGGTTGAAAAG GTTGAGGATAGTGATACTTCAAAGTCTTCAAGTTCCGGCAGAAGCAAGAAACTGGCAACAAAGAAGGTCATGGAGTATTGTTATGAACCTGAAATGGAAGAG GCTTATCGGTCAAGCATGTTGAAAGCATTCAAGAAAACTGTTGAGGAGGGATCTTTCACATTTGTCATTG TGGATGACCGCAATCTGCGGGTTGCTGATTTTGCTCAATTTTGGGCAACTGCAAAG AGGTCGGGCTATGAAGTGTACATTTTAGAGGCAACTTACAAGGATCCTGTG GGTTGTGCAGCAAGGAATGTCCATGGATTTACACAGGAAGACATAGAAAAGATGTCTAGGCAGTGGGAAGAGGCTCCTTCCTTGTATTTGCAGCTTGATGTCAAG TCATTATTTCATGGAGATGATCTAAAGGAAAGTAGAATTCAGGAG GTAGACATGGATATGGAAGATGatattggagatgctttgcctgcAGCACAAGGAAGAGAAGCCGAGAAAGTTGTTGACCCTCTTGTCAGGGATGACACAA GTTCAATTAAGGAGGATGTGAAGGGAGGGGATGCTGAAGGGGAGCATCCAACAGAAGTCAGGGAATTGGGCAAAAGCAAATGGTCAGAAGATTTTGGTGAAGATGACACTGATCAAACTGAAG